In Rhododendron vialii isolate Sample 1 chromosome 9a, ASM3025357v1, the following are encoded in one genomic region:
- the LOC131302106 gene encoding bystin isoform X1 yields MAKKRTRQQNPEPFLADENAATVPRKRNKPPKHHQLEQKLISSGTSSKILKEALIQQKEINEENEGRNPNNLVFAEDTATEVVLEEDDIDDFGGFSETQSQFGGYEEEVDEEDEKLLEAFISKDAGRQQTLADLIVAKIKQKDEQVSSDVRPLPKLDESVIDLYKGVGKLLNKYTAGKIPKAFKHISSMQLWEEVLYLTEPEKWSPNAMYQATRIFASNLGVKKAERFYRLVLLPRTRDDIRKNKRLHFALYQALKKSIYKPAAFNKGILFPLCESGTCNLREAVIIGSIIQKVSIPPLHSSVALLRLAEMEYCGTTSYFIKLLIEKKYALPYRVLDAMVAHFMKFVEDERIMPVIWHQSLLAFVQRYKNELTKEDKANLNLLVGNQRHKLVTPEILREVNSSRNRGDKEDDLMSISTPMSVVNKTIEEDRFDIPDVPMEED; encoded by the exons atggcGAAGAAGAGAACGAGACAGCAGAATCCTGAGCCCTTCCTCGCCGACGAAAACGCCGCCACTGTCCCCAGGAAACGGAATAAACCTCCCAAACACCACCAGCTTGAACAGAAG CTTATATCGTCGGGTACGAGCTCGAAGATATTGAAAGAAGCTCTAATTCAGCAAAAAGAGATAAACGAGGAGAACGAAGGGAGAAACCCTAACAACCTGGTATTTGCCGAAGATACCGCGACGGAGGTGGTTTTGGAGGAAGATGATATTGACGACTTCGGTGGGTTCTCGGAGACTCAAAGCCAGTTTGGAGGTTACGAG GAAGAGGTCGATGAAGAGGATGAGAAGCTACTGGAGGCCTTCATATCGAAGGATGCAGGACGGCAACAGACATTGGCCGACCTGATTGTTGCGAAGATCAAACAAAAGGATGAACAAGTTTCTTCAG ATGTCCGCCCTCTACCCAAATTGGATGAATCTGTCATTGATCTGTACAAGGG AGTTGGAAAGCTTCTTAATAAATACACAGCAGGAAAAATTCCCAAAGCTTTCAAACACATATCTTCGATGCAGCTTTGGGAGGAAGTCCTGTACCTGACTGAACCTGAGAAATGGTCGCCAAATGCTATGTACCAAGCCACAAGGATTTTTGCTTCCAATTTGGGTGTGAAAAAGGCAGAACGTTTTTACAGGCTTGTCTTACTGCCCAGGACCCGTGATGATATCCGAAAGAATAAGAGATTGCATTTTGCCCTGTATCAAGCTTTGAAGAAATCCATATACAAACCGGCTGCCTTCAATAAGGGAATATTGTTCCCATTGTGCGAG TCTGGAACTTGTAATCTGAGGGAAGCTGTTATCATTGGGAGCATTATTCAGAAGGTCTCCATTCCTCCACTTCATTCGAG TGTAGCACTATTGAGGCTTGCTGAGATGGAGTACTGTGGCACAACAAG CTATTTTATAAAGCTATTGATTGAGAAGAAGTACGCTTTGCCATATCGGGTACTTGATGCTATGGTTGCTCATTTCATGAAATTTGTTGAGGATGAAAGGATAATGCCTGTGATCTGGCATCAGTCACTTCTTGCATTTGTACAAAG GTACAAAAATGAGCTGACGAAGGAGGACAAAGCTAACCTTAACCTTCTAGTCGGAAACCAAAGGCACAAATTA GTTACGCCTGAAATATTGAGGGAGGTAAATAGCAGCCGCAACCGCGGTGATAAAGAGGACGATCTTATGTCAATTT CGACTCCAATGTCTGTAGTCAATAAAACAATAGAAGAAGACAGGTTTGACATTCCAGATGTGCCAATGGAAGAGGACTGA
- the LOC131302106 gene encoding bystin isoform X2 — translation MAKKRTRQQNPEPFLADENAATVPRKRNKPPKHHQLEQKLISSGTSSKILKEALIQQKEINEENEGRNPNNLVFAEDTATEVVLEEDDIDDFGGFSETQSQFGGYEEEVDEEDEKLLEAFISKDAGRQQTLADLIVAKIKQKDEQVSSDVRPLPKLDESVIDLYKGVGKLLNKYTAGKIPKAFKHISSMQLWEEVLYLTEPEKWSPNAMYQATRIFASNLGVKKAERFYRLVLLPRTRDDIRKNKRLHFALYQALKKSIYKPAAFNKGILFPLCESGTCNLREAVIIGSIIQKVSIPPLHSSVALLRLAEMEYCGTTSYFIKLLIEKKYALPYRVLDAMVAHFMKFVEDERIMPVIWHQSLLAFVQRYKNELTKEDKANLNLLVGNQRHKLVTPEILREVNSSRNRGDKEDDLMSISTPMSVVNKTIEEDRFDIPHVPMEED, via the exons atggcGAAGAAGAGAACGAGACAGCAGAATCCTGAGCCCTTCCTCGCCGACGAAAACGCCGCCACTGTCCCCAGGAAACGGAATAAACCTCCCAAACACCACCAGCTTGAACAGAAG CTTATATCGTCGGGTACGAGCTCGAAGATATTGAAAGAAGCTCTAATTCAGCAAAAAGAGATAAACGAGGAGAACGAAGGGAGAAACCCTAACAACCTGGTATTTGCCGAAGATACCGCGACGGAGGTGGTTTTGGAGGAAGATGATATTGACGACTTCGGTGGGTTCTCGGAGACTCAAAGCCAGTTTGGAGGTTACGAG GAAGAGGTCGATGAAGAGGATGAGAAGCTACTGGAGGCCTTCATATCGAAGGATGCAGGACGGCAACAGACATTGGCCGACCTGATTGTTGCGAAGATCAAACAAAAGGATGAACAAGTTTCTTCAG ATGTCCGCCCTCTACCCAAATTGGATGAATCTGTCATTGATCTGTACAAGGG AGTTGGAAAGCTTCTTAATAAATACACAGCAGGAAAAATTCCCAAAGCTTTCAAACACATATCTTCGATGCAGCTTTGGGAGGAAGTCCTGTACCTGACTGAACCTGAGAAATGGTCGCCAAATGCTATGTACCAAGCCACAAGGATTTTTGCTTCCAATTTGGGTGTGAAAAAGGCAGAACGTTTTTACAGGCTTGTCTTACTGCCCAGGACCCGTGATGATATCCGAAAGAATAAGAGATTGCATTTTGCCCTGTATCAAGCTTTGAAGAAATCCATATACAAACCGGCTGCCTTCAATAAGGGAATATTGTTCCCATTGTGCGAG TCTGGAACTTGTAATCTGAGGGAAGCTGTTATCATTGGGAGCATTATTCAGAAGGTCTCCATTCCTCCACTTCATTCGAG TGTAGCACTATTGAGGCTTGCTGAGATGGAGTACTGTGGCACAACAAG CTATTTTATAAAGCTATTGATTGAGAAGAAGTACGCTTTGCCATATCGGGTACTTGATGCTATGGTTGCTCATTTCATGAAATTTGTTGAGGATGAAAGGATAATGCCTGTGATCTGGCATCAGTCACTTCTTGCATTTGTACAAAG GTACAAAAATGAGCTGACGAAGGAGGACAAAGCTAACCTTAACCTTCTAGTCGGAAACCAAAGGCACAAATTA GTTACGCCTGAAATATTGAGGGAGGTAAATAGCAGCCGCAACCGCGGTGATAAAGAGGACGATCTTATGTCAATTT